ACAGATAACCTTTAATATATgaggtttattatttttttattattcctttaCTCTTTAACTGATTGTTGATTAGTTAGTATGAGATAGGAGTTTCATTGTCTGTTTTAAGACAAGCTTGTAAAGAGCTAATTAACTTAATGTTTTCATCATCAAGCATGAAAGGTAAGGTGCTCTCGCATCCTTTTCATTCATCCGTCTCCATCCTTCTTTTGGTCTACTACACTATCCAAAAGATTATCCTTTAAATCATGTCGCCATGCAGAcattatgtgtaaatgtatgtgtttttaaaaaatctgttcagAGAATCATTGTCAAAAGGCAAAATCTGCCATGCGACATTATTTTCATAAAGTAGCCATTGCCAAAACACTCTGGCAAACATGATTACTATTGTAAGGTTTTTAGAAATTCCAAATATTTATTGACAAACGCGTCTTTGAAATGTGACCATGCTTTTAGAGGCCGTTTTATTACCATAGACATCGGTATTGGTGTGACCCAGAAAGAGAAGTGGTGGACTGCATTTCTCAACACAAATATCAGCCTGTTTGCATTCGTGAGTCTATGTCCTTCTTGTCGGTTCAGCTGAACAGCATGGTGAAATGTGGAAGCTTACATAATGGGTGTAGTCATAAGAAAATAGGTCTGAGCAATAAACACAGGAAATGTTATCGGTTTATATGATATACTTGAACTTTAGCACAGCAGAGATTTTCATCATTCTTACTATACTTATCTgcacttgtatttttttaattttacttttcgTTTTTTATGAGATAAAGATATACATTTGTACTCATGCATCTCgttcttcctgtctgtgtgtgttcacacaggTCTTAAAGATAGCTGAAAAAGCAGATCTCAATCTTCCCCCgctacatgcacaaaaagatgaaacaaCATTAGAGGTGAGCATGGGTGGTGCacaaaacacacttacacaaaatCTAGTTTAAGCTTTAGACTTGTCCCTATTGCACACTAGCTGTTTTCATAGTGTTCAGTCACATTTCTTGTAAGATGTGGCCAAAATATCTGAATTGGCACTTTCTGTTAAAGGACAGTCTGAACATGTCCTCTGTTGTGCAacaattttgtaatattttgaaagtgtaaaagtCTTACGAAAGGAGCAGAAAGAAGGTGACGTGGTTCTGATCTTATCAACTACAGGATAAAGCTTTAGCTTTTAGAACGTTTTACAAAACACTGTCATAacactttacattttcacaaaatcACACTGCACTGCTCAACGTTTTTTGTTCCTCAGGCTCGACTGAGAAAAATGATACCAGACAGTGACTCTGAGACCGCTTCCCGGAAACTGGGAGAAATCCTGCAGCAACCAGAGGCCGCGCAGGACGCCCAGGCGCTGCTTCTacaagcacacagacatgcCGATCAGCTCTTCAACTCAATCAGTGGTGCACCTGGTTCAGACGTTTACCTCACCAAATCTCTGCTCACGCAGgtctgaaatcttttttttttttttttttttttttaaacaagtgtgCTCTCACAATTTGGAGCTTTGGTGAACAGGAATATATTCTGGCCTAGGATACCCATTCAGTGAAAAACAATTGCAGCCACTATGTAAAGAATTACAAAATGTCCAACTTTAGCAGCAACAATTGTAGTACCAAAGAAAAGAGACACTGGGGAAGACAACAATCATGGCTCTTCATAAGAGTCTTGggaatgaacttgtttttgtggattattgcaccctgcaaaagaaaacgctgTTCACACAATATAGTAACGTGACCTATTTCAATTAGCtagatacatggttaaatggAATTTGCTCTATTGCCGTgtgcattttgtcaatattaaaTATTAGCCTATTGGTCTCAATTAGAGAGTAAATTTACTAAACATATTCTTTTGTAACTCTTTCCAATCCTTCCCTGAAATAACCAAGCAGGGCTTCCTTGATGGacaatccctttttttttcttctcaaagtcggccattttcagcatgtaacGTTGCTCTGGTTCCGGTTTAATGGTTCAAGGTTTTTTCGATGCAGCCGGAGTTTTAAGTAAACACAATGAACGCGGGAAGTGAGAGACATCTGGCAAACTTCAGGCGGTTTTGTAAATGAACCGTTGTCGACATGCACTATATACACCCGAACCATTCGTCTACCAGGGGCCTTTTCAACAGTGTTCTTCCCTCAGTACTTTACAGCATTCTGTTTCATATGGAAAGTATACTTAAACTGACTGTTGCACAGTGTGGAggcatttgttgttgtttttttgttagaaaGTTCAGATATTGGACTTCTGTCGTCATCTGACCCTAAATACCAGAACACAAACTACATTAAAGAAATACTATACTTGCCAATAAagattaaatgtatttaaaacgATCACTAAAATTCATCTGTTGGTCATTGAAGACATGCATGCTTACTGGAGACATAGAAGTATAAACTGTGAATGAAAAGATGTAATtagacattaaaacatttcaagaaattgacttttgtttatttgtgttttgaagtagaaagaaaataagcgAAAAGTGCTACCATTTATTTAGTTCCTTCCGTCAACAATGACAGGAAGGTTGTgcttttataaacaaaaaaatgtaataaagccATCCGTGGAGTCAGACATCGATGTGGTACATTCACAACGAGATAATGAAGGTGCAACATatttactccccccccccccctctcagcATGTTATGctaaataaagtaaacattaaagtacagtaaagatactgtacattcattGGTTTAACATGGATAACTAGTACCAGATATATAGATGAGGACCTTTTGTTTTGGACATCTTGAGCATGAGTTCATCAGATTGATTGTTCTGAATCACTGTTAATACAGATAAGATACCAAGAGCTCCGTTCCGTTCCTCGGACCATACCTAGATAATACGTGCAGCTGTGTGACAAACGTTACCCTGGGGGCCAGGAAACTAACACTGAAATAATTCTGCGTTCACTGTTGGCTTGTTTACCATGGAGGTGTTCCCTGGCTGCCATGAACTAACTAGACAAGAtgattcatgatttcatttttttccaattatgACCCTGCCTTCAACATGCTTCAACAGAAGAATTTCAGTAAAACTGTTTCAAGCCATGGATCCTCCATTTAAGATCATTTTAAGTTATGTCAAATCTGTGAACATTACATCTCTACAAACAGGAAATATACTATTAATAATAGTCACCAATTTCACCATTTGCTGTGGCATATAGACCTATTTGGAAAACAATGGTCTAAAGCACAAAATGACtcaaattttaaaacattgttgacCTCTACTAAATCTGTGAGTTTTTCATTGAATTCTTAAGGGACTTCCTCCGTATAGACTCTATTGAGTCATCATTGAAAAGTCTTTCAATAGTGGACACAACTGAAGCTTTGATAGCACGGCCTAAGCCTCGGGCAGCAAACACATACAGCACCGGGTTAAGAGCACATTTAATGTACACCAGGTACAGAGATATATATTTGCCATGACGTGCTCTGCTGTGCAGCGTGGCCCATTCAGGTCGCCCATCAGTCAAGGCCAGCAGGAACCGACAAACAAAATATGGCACCCAACaggtgaggaagagaagcaTGGTAAAAAACAGCACGTGGTACATCCTGGTCATCCTGCGAGCAGTGGAGGGGGTGAAGGAGGTGGGTGACGAGGGTAGTACTGCTTGGTGAATGGTGAGCAAAACGGCCAGGTTACTTCCTAAGAACACCAGCAAGGGCAAGATGAAACCTGCTATTGTTTCTGTGACAAATAGCGCCATGTCAAACTTCACACTCTCCAGGCACTGGTATGTCCCGTTAAGTTCTTTCAGGTTGGCAGTGTGAAGGTAGGGGGCAGAGAAGATGGTGGCAATCAGCCATAAGATGCCACAGACCAGAGGAACAGCCCAGGAGGGGCGTCGCAGTCGAGCCCACAAAGGCCTCAGCAGACACAGGCATCGCTCCAGGGCCACAGCACAGAGGAGGAAAGCAGAGGTGTATAACCCCAGGCCTCGCAGGAACACGACCAGCTGGCAAAAGACGAGACCAAACGGCCAGCTGTAGCCGTAAGCAACGTAGCCCAACATGAGGGGGCTACGCAGGAGCAGCACCAGGTCGGCCAGGGCCAGGTTCAGGACATAAATACGGAAACTGCTGGCGGCACGTGTCTCCTCACCGCTGCCTCTGCGCACCAGGTGACGATTATGCCGCATTCCAAGTGCCCAGACCACCAGCCCATTTAGAGGAACGCCCACCTTGAGACACCAAGAGAACAATTCTTTCAGGATGccagatttttaaatcaaataaggTTGTTACTATAGACTGTATTTTACCACGCTGTCTGTTAAATAATTAGAAACTGCTAgactggctctgtccaaaggcaTAAACCTCCCTCAGAATGTTCCTCTAAAGATCAGTAATGAACATGTTATGTCTCAGTCCAAAAACCAAAGTATGAAAATGACAAGGTGTGCTTCCATAAGGGAGTTATGTGCCAGATTATAAGAAATATTCTTACACATAACACCAAACGACGaccttgttttttaaatgacacattttggtGCAGTTTAACAAACAAGGTATAATGTCTTATTAGTGACATATCAAGGATTTTACCTTATGGAAAAAGACAGGCTAGCTGTTGATCTTCTCCTCTAActctcaacattttgttttcaatttaaaaatattttctttaagatTTATTAGAATTGCAAACAGTTTTAACCGACAACACTAGTTTATGGCCCTCAAACCTCATAATCAACAAATGATCccaactagggctgggcaatatattaatattatctTGACATCAATATATGAGACAAGATAGGTCTTAAATTTTGCtggtcttttcttggttttagaGGCTGTATTACATTAAagtatgtcattttctgaacttactagACCATTCTagcttttctgttatttacctttacccacttagtcatttttttttttttttttgacaggacaaatgaagacatgagttggagtcaaaccctggcccgctgcggCGAGGATTAAACCTCTATACGTGAGCGCCCGCTTtgccaactgagctacccgggcgcccaAACATTGGTaaatatttaacagaaaaaaaattgtgaagaATCAATAGTCACACTACAATATCACCACgttattgatattgaggtattttatcaaaaatattgtgatatttgatttttgacATATCGCCCAGCATCTAACTATTATTCTATACCTTACCACAGCCCATTTGTTGACGTTTCCAGCACTATGTGCAGTGATATTGTATAATATTTATTGCACAGGAAAATAATTTCTCACCAGGAAGATGAGCAGCGTAGCTGCGATGTGGACTCCCCTGCCTGCGTCGTCCTGCCAAGAGCCGGTGCTGTTCGGGCTGGTAAGTCGGACAGGAATCTGTGTCTTATTCATATCGGCGCTTGAGGTGATGAGCTGAAACACAGTAGACATTTATTGAAGTCACATATATCTTATTTTTTCCCTCAAAATTTGGAAGTTTTTCTCAGaatctgactttaaactcagaacccAATACAGTTTTcccatgtggccctaatcctcttccatacacatacatggattttgtggcttttttttctcttctgaaATTGGactacaaatttaaaatgtaagccTTACCATTGTGAAAGATTGAAAATGTGTAACATGTATGTATTGCACATGAATTTCACATGTCAGTTGCCTAAAACACAGACAGCCCGATGTCCACATACCACACTGACCACAGACTTCCTTTCTTacattttctcagttttgtttCAACTATTCTATATTGCAGCTTATAAATATCGCTGTAGGTTTTATCTTTAATATAGTTTCAAGCAACAACGTGAGTGTAGCGATGTTACCTGTAATTTCTCTTTGACTACTCTAAACACACTTGTCACTTAAGAGCACATTGCATTGACTTACATTAATTTGATGGAGACTAACCTTAACCAGCACATGTTTACCTTTCTTATCCCTAGAAACTCTAATGGTTAAGCACACAAGAACCAGCGTTTTGTCCGCAACTAGGAATGGAGTCCCAACAACCTTctttacgcacacacacacacacacacacacacacacacacacacacacacacacacacacacacacacacacacacacacacacacacacaggacttgTAGTGTATTAGCAATGATTACAGAGAAAGCAATCTGTTATTATTGTCCTGTGGCCCCAGGGCCCTGCCAGAATGTACATCTAGACAGGACCTGTTAGTGTGCAGCTGGAATGAACAGCATGCACTGAACACACCTTCACTAGCCGTGCTGTTAAGCTGTGCCAAAATTACCGATAGCAGCAGTTGCGGTCCCCTTATTAAAAGCTCATAAAGTTCAGATTTGTAGAATCTGCAGTAGCCAAGAAGTTTAGGATTTATGATTGATTTGTGTTTCTAAAGTCAGTTttaaaaatctgctttaaatCATTTGCATGTCAATTTTAAGAGATTGCTTCTTACCTGCTTTATTTGCCTTGTGTGTGGGAGAAATGGAGCAAGAGATAATGAAAAAAGGAGTGCCTACTAGCTGTTATAAGAacaatttctctctctttctctctccctctctctctctctctctccctccctccctctctctctccccctttctccccctcactctctctttcctgtGTGATTGCAACACACTACCTCCTTTGAACATATCTATGAACATCAAAAACAATAGtttcaatcatgttatttttcaaCCAATCAATGTAATTTCCTCTGTATCCAAACAGTGTTTATCAACTGCTCGATGTGAGTAAACTTTAACCTTTTAGTGGCATGAAAGTGAACAAAGTTACGCATTAAGCGTCTAACGacttaaaaaggtaaaaagcatttaaaagatttaattttAGGTTTCTATGATTTTATACAATCTTCTCATCAGTAAGGAACCTAATTAGTGTgtttgctccggtgctgcacattaaagtgctcatcagtgttgggcaagttacttctaCTTCTTATGGAtcactagttactgtcatttcagaGTAATAAGttatataacaatattactgtgtctgaataataatttattacacTTCTTTTGCATTGCTTTTTAGTTACTTTCACTAAAATAACAGGAGGAGTTTGACTTGACAGCTAGTGCGTGAATTTCAACACCAGATCAATAAAGTgtcctctttatccactttaatacatcaaAACTTATTCgtattattttgtataattattttgaatatgcaaagtaactacagCTAAAGGAAAACGTAAAACATACAATTAGCAGGTAGAagaatgaaaatactcaaaagTACTCTACATAAAGTTGTAGTGAAGCTTCAGTACAACTTTACGTAGTGTACTTTTGTAGGGcaatgttataaaatgtttgATTAAAGCATTTGAATAAGAAATTCATGTTAAGTTTTAAACAGTCTAAAGGAAATGGTCAATTATAGCGTGATTAAAACTcagtgcttttattgtgaagtagTCTACACGgaagttgtctgttgtgtacTGTTGCTAGCTTACTGAACGTGAGAGTTCTCTTAATAAATCCATGCGTGAGACGCTAGATGCAGAACATGTCCGTCTGCTCACTTTCTTGTTTGTAAAACAGTAAATGGTCACAGTAAAACACGGGCGTATTTGGTCGTCAATCAAAACTATTCCTCTACAGACAGATAACTCTCCACGgctaaaaatgaaatgatattACGTGTAGCCAGCCTCAGCATTGATtcctgacatgtttttttttttatctgtcagcagctcagacacactgctgtccgcGCTGACCGTCACCTGTAGGTACACAGATGTTGTGTTTAACACGTGCGTTGTAACTCGTATTACTGAGATTAGTAATGCGTTATattactgcgttacagcaaaaaaggaatattttacATTAGGCTACTGTAAATGGGTTACTTTTGTAACgcgttactcccaacactggtgctcatattatgcttttttgtatttcgcctttccttttattgtgttatctatcttttttgtgcatgatataggtttacaaagtgaaaaagcccaaagtccaccccaaaagCCATCTTTCAGACaaaaaactgttcacaaactgctccaaacagtagtccagcctttacttccgtgacgaacgtgcatcactttgtaacatacGTTGCAATGCTAGCCTAACTGCTGACGTGACActccctcatactctgcttctgactggctagtagtccttacctaactactgcgcatgtgcacttcccaacaaagatgggacAGAAgggtgatgcctcactctgttgctaaaacagagagctcaacacacagggggaaaaggggagctgcagaaatgtgcggtacaacaaataTAGCCTATGGTGTATTTGAAAATTGAACCATGTTAACCTATTCTGATagaacctctaaatacaattatgaacttgaaaatgatcaaaatatGAGCGCTATAATATTCTCCAATGTACTTCTTTGTTCCCCTGCTTGTTCTTCTGTACAAAACCTACTGTAAATAGTCCCACACAACTTCAGCAagaatctttttattttagatttttaagtATCCTTTGGCCACTGCTTGTCTTAAGTAGATAGTAAATGGTGAGTGATGGGAGTGACAGGAATtaaggggagagaaaaagaatgacATGAAACACAGTCTGTCCTTTATCTGCTTTAAATTGACTGAAATCACCAGAGTGAGAAACTGTTTCTAACACCGGAATAAATGTAAACCGTGCAACAATTGTCCGTCTCTCAATAGTTCTCAACCTCCCAGCtgacaatttttggttcccagaacgttctgggaacgtttgttttttggttgcgggaacgttccctgaatgTTGTATTTTGGTTGTATGTTGGTTAATCGGAAGGTTTTCTTAAcgtatcctaacgttgcaacctttagccaacgttcccctaatgttatattaacgttgcaacctttagagaacgttaccTGAACGTTCTATTTCACATTCctctaacctttaaaaaactgtaacaacCATGATACCAATTGTATTACTTTAAACTTAGCAGGAATTAATGACGAGGCAAACTTGATGTTTTGCTCTTAGCCTTAAGCCCCGATTTCTACTGCTGAAGACATTAACTGGtcacaaatactgtaaatgcttttgtttgtaAGAAGTATGACTTTCTGTAGTTTTGAACAAATGTTACTCACTAGGCCTACTGTTCACGGAAAGAAAGGAACATGTCTCCAGGGCAGCAGTGTTGCTTTATGATGTGTTTTCAGTAGTTTGTGGACATACAAAAGTTGTAAGGAACAATTCATcattggttttggtcttttaatagaatttgtaaaaaaaaagaaaaaaagaaagaaatgtttaaagGCAGGCTCGGTCATTTTGAAAAGATAGCAAGATTTTATAGTAGCATCTCTGACCCAGACACAGACGTGCATGAGCACCGCTTTATCTTTTTCGCTCCCTTTTCAGAGCCattaagttatttattgctgtcggggtgtaaagaccatttcaaacaattatttaaaaaaagtgtatgttgaaaaaatgatacCAACCCTGTGCTGACATAAGACACTTCTGACTgatctttttttatctgaagCCAGACATATGAAGTTTTAACAATAATGCTGCAATAGTCGATCTACACCAGCAGATGGGAGTGCTAATCGGTCATTTCCATCTTGGATGTGGTTTTAGGTTATGAGGAGTTTAAAGGGGGGATTTGTAATCATGAGTCTAATTACACAAGCTGCCTGACAGGACTGACATATTTAATTAGACTTAGACAACTGCTTCATTCATCAGGGATTTTATTGTCATAttacacattttcatgtttgaaAAATACGGAAATGTATCTTTCTtaaatgtctgtctgtaaaTTAGATTAGAATGTATTAGGTAGGTATTATTTATGTaattcaaatgttatttttttgtgttactgtaatCAGATTGTCTTTGTTCATTTATTGACAGCAAAAAACtgcaaattcaatttttatttgtatccaTTCTGCAGTCATTCTTTCAGTCCATTGTCATAACTATTAATGCAACAATTACAAAATACTTGACCAGCAGTGAAAGTATTAGACCATTTCATACAGAACATATCTTCGAACAAATACAATCTTTTACAACTCAAACAAGATTGGTTTAATGAGGAGCAATAACATTTTCAACTGATATTGCTGCTTGTCAcccagtgtgtgtttatgaagcTGGATTATTTATATTAGGCTTATGTACACATGAATGTGTTGCTAAAGTCAATTCAATTTGACagtaattttgtttatttttgttttaatcattcGTACATCAGCTAAGGTTCAGAACActtggctaattaaaaaaataatttaaccacttataagagacaaaaaacttgaaaataatgacaaatcaacaacaatatatgttatatatgtttGTGATATCTGTGTATTACACATCCATTACAAAACCCTGTTCATAAACTACCATTCAACATTTCCAAATTATTCCTTAGTTATGATTACACGTgggttttgaaataaatgtgagTATATGAcacttaaaatataaacaagGTATGTACACCTCATATTTCTTAGCATTTAGTTTGATTGATAAAAATGTTCTGAGGGTTGGcgaccagtggtggaagaagtattcagatcctttgcttcagtaaaagtactaattctacactgtaaaaatactctgttaaaagtaaaagtccgGCATTGAAACTGTTTCTTAAGTAAAATTATGTAAGtatcattaggaaaatgtgCTTCAAgtattgaaagtaaaagtattcaatgCAGAACAATTctcataattaaaaacaaatggaaacaatccaaacagttctgtcgtTTGTTCACTgtttaatcaactaatcatttcagctgtacttgtaggccgttatattgtagagtagaagtagaaagtggcataaaaagaaaatactaaagtaaagtacaagaacCTCTAATGTGAACTTAAGTacagtgcttgagtaaatgtccGTTGACCACTGTTGGCGAACACTaagaggagaaaacaaaacagtctTTATTTGTTTGAACTGAAGTCTTTCAAACACATAGAAATTGATCAAATTAAGTCAGAATTAGCAGATATGTTGTCATTACAAATAATTTCCATGATATCATAGtgacaaaacttttttttcccaaagactATTAAATGAGCAAATATGTATGTTGTATtaactttcatttatttggTTTTTTTGATCATTAATTACAATACAGTTTCTACACATTTAGAATTACACATTCTCTGTCTCGAAATCTCATTTAAAAACTGATGTTCTGGACAGACATTCACTGTATCTGTATAAACAGAAGAGCATTCCAAAccgcattttatttattataaagatGACATTTCAAATTATGCTTTTTAGTTATAGTTTCTGAAACAATTATAGAGgtttggaaataaacaaaagtaaacatt
The Etheostoma cragini isolate CJK2018 chromosome 1, CSU_Ecrag_1.0, whole genome shotgun sequence genome window above contains:
- the LOC117946548 gene encoding C5a anaphylatoxin chemotactic receptor 1; translation: MNKTQIPVRLTSPNSTGSWQDDAGRGVHIAATLLIFLVGVPLNGLVVWALGMRHNRHLVRRGSGEETRAASSFRIYVLNLALADLVLLLRSPLMLGYVAYGYSWPFGLVFCQLVVFLRGLGLYTSAFLLCAVALERCLCLLRPLWARLRRPSWAVPLVCGILWLIATIFSAPYLHTANLKELNGTYQCLESVKFDMALFVTETIAGFILPLLVFLGSNLAVLLTIHQAVLPSSPTSFTPSTARRMTRMYHVLFFTMLLFLTCWVPYFVCRFLLALTDGRPEWATLHSRARHGKYISLYLVYIKCALNPVLYVFAARGLGRAIKASVVSTIERLFNDDSIESIRRKSLKNSMKNSQI